In the genome of Magnolia sinica isolate HGM2019 chromosome 2, MsV1, whole genome shotgun sequence, one region contains:
- the LOC131230461 gene encoding vacuolar protein sorting-associated protein 2 homolog 2-like yields MLSVFTSNLFSQNLAVINNLCIKGSGDGTLHAWSISRCNEAATRILARQLVCLRQQITNLQGSRAQIRGVATHTQAMYSNTSISVGMKGASKAMAAMNKECTFAYV; encoded by the exons ATGCTTTCAGTTTTCACTAGTAATCTGTTTTCCCAGAATCTGGCAGTTATCAACAATCTTTGCATAAAAG GCTCTGGAGATGGAACCTTGCATGCATGGAGCATCAGCAGATGCAATGAGGCTGCCACTAGAATCTTGGCCCGTCAACTCGTTTGTCTGAGGCAGCAAATCACCAACTTGCAAGGGAGTCGTGCACAGATCAGAGGGGTTGCAACTCATACACAG GCCATGTATTCCAATACTTCCATCTCTGTTGGAATGAAAGGTGCAAGCAAAGCAATGGCAGCTATGAATAAAGAATGTACTTTTGCTTACGTGTAA
- the LOC131237592 gene encoding non-specific lipid-transfer protein 2-like, giving the protein MKMRLSYLLLSVVVVFLLVGHAPITMSVTCNAANLSSCASAMLTGSQPSATCCNKLREQRPCLCQYLKDPNLQKFIKPENARKVATTCNVPYPNC; this is encoded by the coding sequence ATGAAGATGAGGCTATCCTACTTGCTGTTGTCTGTGGTCGTGGTGTTTTTGCTAGTGGGCCATGCCCCCATCACGATGTCAGTCACGTGCAACGCTGCAAATCTGAGCTCGTGCGCCAGCGCCATGCTGACCGGGTCCCAACCATCGGCTACATGTTGCAACAAGCTGAGGGAACAACGGCCATGTCTTTGCCAGTATCTCAAGGACCCAAATCTCCAGAAATTCATCAAGCCTGAGAATGCTAGGAAGGTGGCCACCACCTGCAACGTCCCCTATCCAAACTGTTga